A stretch of the Ensifer sp. PDNC004 genome encodes the following:
- a CDS encoding TetR/AcrR family transcriptional regulator has product MVSDTHERILDAAERLMVSRGYNAFSYADISAELGVGKATIHHHFPTKADLATAVLARYRKNNRRSVEGLFAAVSDPVARLEAYVGYWEDCIAKQHTPFCIGALLASEIPALPDSVVAQVRGHFSDLSGWLGAVIEDGVTSGHLKAAHGPKAEAETLMATVHGAMLAARVAGSDPAVFSAIARPALDRLVVGA; this is encoded by the coding sequence ATGGTAAGCGATACCCACGAGAGAATCCTGGACGCAGCCGAGCGCCTCATGGTGTCGAGGGGCTACAATGCGTTCAGCTATGCCGACATCTCCGCCGAACTGGGCGTCGGCAAGGCGACCATCCACCATCACTTCCCGACCAAGGCCGACCTCGCAACCGCCGTGCTTGCCCGCTATCGCAAGAACAATCGCCGCAGCGTCGAGGGACTGTTTGCCGCCGTCAGCGATCCGGTCGCCCGGCTCGAAGCCTATGTCGGCTACTGGGAAGACTGTATCGCCAAGCAGCATACGCCCTTCTGCATCGGCGCCCTTCTCGCCTCGGAGATCCCCGCCTTGCCCGATAGTGTCGTCGCGCAGGTGCGCGGCCATTTTTCCGACCTTTCCGGGTGGCTCGGCGCAGTGATTGAAGACGGAGTGACCAGCGGCCACCTGAAGGCTGCGCATGGACCGAAGGCGGAGGCCGAGACCCTCATGGCCACCGTTCACGGCGCGATGCTCGCCGCACGCGTTGCTGGCTCCGATCCGGCGGTGTTTTCCGCAATCGCCCGGCCGGCACTGGATCGTCTGGTGGTCGGAGCTTGA
- a CDS encoding GNAT family N-acetyltransferase, with protein MLQTAIPTLHATPATRPPMVTIRSAKQRDLPELRDMIAELSAHHGDAAPITPEQLERDLFGRMPWITALVAEAGNRLIGYAILVPIYRAAEGARGMELHHLFVRPENRGTGIGRHLVAKAREQAKMAGCDFLSVSAATGNFQAHHFYESERFVPRPVTGMRYMQKLG; from the coding sequence ATGCTACAGACCGCCATCCCTACCCTTCATGCGACCCCGGCGACACGCCCGCCGATGGTGACGATCCGCTCAGCCAAGCAGCGCGACCTGCCGGAACTGCGCGACATGATCGCGGAGCTTTCCGCCCATCACGGCGACGCCGCCCCGATCACGCCGGAACAGCTTGAGCGCGATCTCTTCGGTCGCATGCCCTGGATCACGGCGCTCGTCGCCGAGGCCGGCAACCGGCTGATCGGCTACGCGATCCTGGTGCCGATCTACCGGGCAGCCGAAGGCGCGCGCGGCATGGAGCTGCATCACCTCTTCGTTCGCCCGGAAAACCGCGGCACCGGCATCGGCCGCCACCTGGTTGCCAAGGCGCGCGAGCAGGCGAAGATGGCCGGCTGCGACTTCCTTTCGGTCAGCGCCGCCACGGGTAACTTCCAGGCACACCATTTCTACGAATCCGAACGCTTCGTCCCTCGCCCGGTGACCGGCATGCGCTATATGCAGAAGCTTGGCTGA
- a CDS encoding DJ-1/PfpI family protein, translating to MRLAIVLCEGFADWECALLMAAARTHLGVDIEVATVDGARVTSMGGLDVSAHLSVDALDPAGFDGLVICGGAIWDTNEAPDLSSTIRAFDRNKRVVAAICGGVHALATCGLLDRVDHTGNSAESLAALTGYHGASHYRDQSQAMRSGHVVTAAGTAPISFTGEILHGLGLGSPELDGFLALYGREHGPDDSGSIG from the coding sequence ATGCGTCTTGCAATCGTCCTGTGCGAAGGCTTCGCCGATTGGGAATGCGCGCTGTTGATGGCGGCGGCGCGCACCCATCTCGGCGTCGATATCGAGGTTGCCACCGTCGACGGCGCGCGCGTCACCTCGATGGGTGGCCTCGACGTTTCAGCGCATCTCTCGGTCGATGCCCTCGATCCGGCCGGCTTCGATGGGCTGGTGATCTGTGGCGGCGCCATCTGGGACACGAACGAGGCGCCCGATCTCTCCTCGACGATCCGCGCCTTCGATCGCAACAAGCGTGTGGTCGCAGCCATTTGCGGCGGCGTCCATGCCCTTGCGACATGCGGTCTTCTCGACCGCGTCGACCACACCGGCAACAGCGCTGAAAGCCTTGCGGCGCTGACCGGCTATCATGGTGCTTCGCACTATCGCGATCAGTCGCAGGCGATGCGTAGCGGCCATGTCGTCACCGCCGCCGGCACGGCGCCGATCAGCTTTACCGGTGAGATCCTGCATGGCCTTGGCCTCGGCTCACCCGAGCTCGACGGCTTTCTCGCACTTTACGGGCGGGAGCATGGGCCGGACGACAGCGGCAGCATCGGGTAA
- a CDS encoding superoxide dismutase, producing MAFELPNLPYDYDALAPYMSRETLEYHHDKHHLAYVTNGNKLAEEAGLADLSLEEIVKKSYGTNQPLFNNAGQHYNHVHFWKWMKKGGGGTSLPAKLEAAIKSDLGGYDKFRADFIAAGTGQFGSGWAWLSVKNGKLEISKTPNGENPLVHGASPILGVDVWEHSYYIDYRNARPKYLEAFVDSLINWDYVLEMYEAASK from the coding sequence ATGGCTTTCGAATTGCCGAACCTTCCCTATGACTACGATGCGCTGGCGCCCTACATGTCGCGCGAGACGCTTGAGTACCACCACGACAAGCATCACCTCGCTTACGTGACCAACGGCAACAAGCTTGCCGAAGAGGCCGGCCTTGCCGACCTGTCGCTCGAGGAAATCGTCAAGAAGTCCTACGGCACCAACCAGCCGCTGTTCAACAATGCCGGCCAGCACTACAACCACGTCCACTTCTGGAAGTGGATGAAGAAGGGCGGCGGCGGCACCAGCCTGCCGGCCAAGCTCGAAGCGGCCATCAAGTCCGACCTCGGCGGCTACGACAAGTTCCGCGCCGACTTCATCGCCGCCGGCACCGGCCAGTTCGGCTCGGGCTGGGCCTGGCTCTCGGTCAAGAACGGCAAGCTTGAAATCTCCAAGACCCCGAACGGCGAAAACCCGCTCGTGCACGGCGCCTCGCCGATCCTCGGCGTCGACGTCTGGGAACACTCCTATTACATCGACTACCGCAACGCCCGTCCGAAGTACCTCGAAGCCTTCGTCGACAGCCTGATCAACTGGGATTACGTGCTCGAAATGTACGAAGCGGCTTCCAAGTAA
- a CDS encoding alpha/beta fold hydrolase — protein MTTKDGFVSEAGSLRAGPFDLSYRIEGSGMPLLVVGSATYYPRTFSQALRERLQLVFIDHRGFAPARTDYAAVDIGFETVLDDIERMRAHLGLERFPILGHSGHGCMALEYAKRHPERVSHVIMVGTGPSHSARHMALADRIWEETVSPARKAIFEREMAKLGDDIAARPEARFKALLIRLGAKSWHQPDFDAAPLWRDVTVNHAVFDHLWGEVFRDIDIRKGLNRLAAPVLLALGRSDYLVAPAFSWDEYRADFRDLTVRLFEESGHTPQLEESDLFDEALLSFLENHRD, from the coding sequence ATGACCACCAAAGACGGATTTGTTTCCGAAGCCGGTAGCCTTCGCGCCGGCCCCTTCGACCTCAGCTATCGGATCGAAGGCAGCGGCATGCCGCTGCTCGTCGTCGGCAGCGCCACCTACTACCCGCGCACCTTCTCCCAAGCGCTTCGCGAGAGGTTGCAGCTGGTCTTCATCGACCATCGCGGCTTCGCGCCGGCGCGGACCGACTATGCCGCTGTCGACATCGGTTTCGAGACGGTGCTCGACGACATCGAGCGGATGCGGGCGCATCTGGGTCTCGAACGCTTCCCCATTCTCGGCCATTCCGGCCATGGCTGCATGGCGCTTGAATATGCCAAGCGGCATCCGGAGAGGGTCAGCCACGTGATCATGGTCGGCACCGGCCCGAGCCATTCGGCCCGCCACATGGCGCTCGCCGATCGGATCTGGGAAGAAACCGTGTCGCCTGCGCGAAAGGCGATCTTCGAACGGGAGATGGCCAAGCTTGGCGACGACATCGCCGCACGGCCTGAGGCGCGTTTCAAAGCCCTGCTGATCCGGCTCGGCGCGAAAAGCTGGCATCAGCCGGACTTCGACGCAGCGCCGCTTTGGCGCGATGTCACGGTCAACCATGCGGTGTTCGACCATCTCTGGGGCGAGGTCTTTCGCGACATCGATATCCGAAAGGGTCTGAACAGGCTGGCGGCGCCGGTGCTGCTTGCGCTCGGCCGCTCGGACTATCTCGTCGCTCCTGCCTTCAGCTGGGATGAATATCGGGCGGACTTCAGAGACCTGACGGTGCGGCTCTTCGAGGAGAGCGGGCATACGCCGCAGCTGGAAGAAAGCGATCTCTTCGACGAAGCCCTGCTCTCGTTCCTCGAGAACCACCGCGACTAG
- a CDS encoding nitroreductase family protein, which yields MRPHETAPYDQWIERSPEEMVARAADFYEEVNRRRTTRYFSDRPVPREVIETCLKAAGTAPSGANHQPWHFTVIESARIKAEVRHAAEEEERIFYRDKAPQEWLDALAPLGTDEDKPFLETAPYLIVVFSQKRGGPNPGDLKKNYYINESVGIATGILITALHHAGVATLTHTPAPMNFLNEICGRPDSEKPFLILVVGYPAPDATVPVAGKVKKPLDQISNWL from the coding sequence ATGCGCCCACACGAAACCGCGCCCTACGACCAGTGGATCGAACGCAGCCCCGAGGAGATGGTGGCGCGCGCCGCGGACTTCTATGAGGAGGTCAACCGCCGCCGGACCACGCGCTATTTCAGCGATCGCCCGGTGCCGCGCGAGGTCATCGAAACCTGTCTGAAGGCGGCCGGCACGGCACCGAGCGGTGCCAACCATCAGCCCTGGCATTTCACCGTCATCGAGAGCGCCCGGATCAAGGCCGAGGTGCGCCACGCGGCGGAAGAGGAGGAGCGCATCTTCTATCGGGACAAGGCCCCGCAGGAGTGGCTCGATGCGCTGGCGCCGCTCGGCACCGACGAAGATAAACCCTTCCTAGAGACCGCTCCCTACCTGATCGTCGTCTTCTCGCAGAAGCGCGGCGGCCCCAATCCGGGGGATCTGAAAAAGAACTACTACATCAACGAAAGCGTCGGTATCGCCACCGGCATCCTGATCACGGCGCTGCATCACGCGGGCGTTGCGACACTCACCCATACGCCGGCGCCGATGAACTTCCTCAACGAGATCTGCGGCCGGCCGGACAGTGAAAAACCGTTCCTGATCCTGGTGGTCGGCTATCCCGCCCCGGATGCGACCGTGCCGGTCGCCGGCAAGGTGAAGAAGCCGCTCGATCAGATCTCCAACTGGCTCTAG
- a CDS encoding YafY family protein: MRKAARLFEIIQILRLARKPVTGAQMAETLEVTVRSIYRDISALQAMRVPIEGGRGIGYILRPGFDLPPLMFSIEETEAIALALALLARTGDEELKAAAGRVNQKITAAVPEPLRLAFRSQALHAWGTIAPSPAGIDLALVRRAIRDEQKLELDYRDEMGRATERTIRPVALIYYSETANIVGWCELRQAIRNFRADRVEHCEAVEAFFSGEGNHLRELWVSGWKTPPAA, translated from the coding sequence ATGCGCAAGGCGGCACGGCTTTTCGAGATCATCCAGATTCTCCGGCTTGCGAGAAAGCCCGTGACCGGCGCGCAAATGGCCGAGACGCTGGAGGTGACGGTGCGCTCGATCTACCGCGATATCTCCGCACTCCAGGCGATGCGCGTGCCGATCGAAGGCGGCCGCGGCATCGGCTATATTCTCAGGCCCGGCTTCGACCTGCCGCCGCTGATGTTTTCGATCGAGGAAACGGAAGCGATCGCCCTGGCTCTGGCGCTGCTGGCACGAACCGGCGACGAGGAACTGAAGGCAGCCGCCGGTCGCGTCAACCAGAAGATCACCGCCGCCGTGCCCGAACCGCTCAGATTGGCGTTCCGCTCGCAGGCGCTGCATGCCTGGGGAACGATCGCCCCCTCGCCCGCCGGCATCGATCTCGCCCTGGTGCGTCGGGCGATCCGCGACGAACAGAAGCTCGAGCTAGACTATCGCGACGAAATGGGCCGCGCCACGGAACGCACGATCCGGCCGGTCGCGCTGATCTACTATTCGGAAACCGCCAACATCGTCGGCTGGTGCGAATTGCGCCAGGCGATCCGCAACTTTCGTGCCGACCGCGTCGAGCATTGCGAGGCGGTCGAAGCGTTCTTTTCCGGCGAAGGAAATCATCTGAGAGAGCTCTGGGTCAGCGGCTGGAAGACGCCGCCAGCGGCTTGA
- a CDS encoding LysE family translocator, with protein MTYTENLWLFFTLLFGIIIVPGMDMVFVLANSLTGGRASGLSATAGIMAGGVLHTLYAALGVSVILHLVPGLFNVLLVAGAAYIAWIGFSLVKSSITIGGIEGSGKLSRWASFRQGALTSLMNPKAYLFMLAVYPQFLKPQFGPIWSQALIMAAMIAATQLAVYGGLALAAGRGRDFLVGSPETTVWIGRAAGAVLVLVAAFTVWQGWSAR; from the coding sequence ATGACCTACACGGAAAATCTCTGGCTCTTCTTCACCCTCTTGTTCGGCATCATCATCGTGCCGGGCATGGACATGGTCTTCGTCCTGGCGAACTCGCTAACGGGTGGGCGGGCCTCCGGCCTGTCTGCGACCGCCGGCATCATGGCGGGCGGCGTGCTGCATACGCTTTATGCAGCACTCGGCGTCAGCGTTATCCTGCATCTGGTGCCCGGCCTCTTCAACGTGCTGCTCGTCGCCGGTGCCGCCTACATCGCCTGGATCGGTTTTTCCCTGGTCAAAAGCTCGATCACCATCGGTGGCATCGAAGGCTCGGGCAAGCTCTCGCGCTGGGCAAGCTTTCGCCAGGGCGCGCTGACGAGCCTGATGAACCCCAAGGCCTATCTCTTCATGCTGGCGGTCTATCCGCAGTTCCTCAAGCCGCAGTTCGGGCCGATCTGGTCGCAGGCCCTGATCATGGCGGCGATGATCGCTGCGACGCAGCTCGCCGTCTATGGCGGTCTTGCCCTTGCTGCAGGCCGCGGCCGGGACTTTCTGGTCGGCAGCCCCGAGACGACCGTGTGGATCGGCCGGGCCGCCGGGGCCGTGCTCGTTCTGGTCGCCGCCTTCACCGTGTGGCAGGGTTGGTCGGCGCGGTGA
- a CDS encoding cytochrome c has protein sequence MKIRALMLAAALAGLGVTAVTAADEPQVARQQAMKKVGAATGALAGIAKGEKPYDAEVVKASLTTISETMKTFPDHFPAGSETGHESEASPKIWENMDDFKAKAAKLGTDAGAVLAQLPADQAAVGAALGGIGKDCGSCHESYRLKKN, from the coding sequence ATGAAAATACGCGCACTCATGTTGGCTGCCGCACTCGCGGGCCTGGGTGTTACTGCCGTGACCGCAGCCGACGAGCCGCAGGTGGCTCGCCAGCAGGCGATGAAGAAGGTGGGTGCCGCGACCGGCGCGCTTGCCGGCATCGCCAAGGGCGAAAAGCCCTATGACGCCGAGGTGGTCAAAGCGTCGCTGACGACGATCAGCGAAACGATGAAGACCTTCCCGGACCATTTCCCGGCCGGCTCGGAAACGGGCCATGAGAGCGAGGCAAGCCCGAAGATCTGGGAAAACATGGATGACTTCAAGGCCAAGGCCGCCAAGCTCGGCACGGATGCCGGAGCGGTGCTGGCACAGCTCCCGGCCGACCAGGCAGCCGTTGGCGCGGCCCTCGGCGGCATCGGCAAGGACTGCGGCAGCTGTCATGAGAGCTACCGCCTGAAGAAGAATTGA
- a CDS encoding cytochrome c yields MGRRARKLVSGLVVLGVVGGAAFWWLTKPAPWSASHWEGLGEPDLANGEQVFWAGGCVSCHAGKGAEGDARLVLSGGAPLKSPFGTFHAPNISSDETAGIGAWTLAEFGNAMTRGVGRNGEHLYPSFPYGSYARMTAKDVNDLWGFMKTLPKSTEVAPPHELPFPYNMRIALGGWKLLFLTDKPRAAVDANDPKLARGQYLVEGPGHCGECHTPRNALGGFEPDQWLAGAPNPEGEGRIPDITPGSKSIGSWSASDIASYLETGFTPEFDSVGGSMVEVQKNMAKLTPADREAIAAYLKAVPSL; encoded by the coding sequence ATGGGTCGTCGGGCGAGAAAGCTGGTTTCGGGTCTTGTTGTGCTGGGCGTCGTCGGCGGTGCCGCCTTCTGGTGGCTGACGAAGCCGGCACCCTGGAGCGCCTCCCATTGGGAGGGCCTGGGTGAGCCGGATCTTGCCAATGGCGAACAGGTCTTCTGGGCCGGCGGCTGCGTCAGCTGTCATGCCGGCAAGGGTGCGGAAGGCGACGCACGCCTGGTGCTTTCCGGTGGCGCACCGCTGAAGAGCCCGTTCGGCACCTTCCACGCGCCGAACATCTCGTCGGACGAAACCGCCGGCATCGGCGCATGGACGCTCGCGGAGTTCGGCAACGCGATGACCCGTGGGGTGGGGCGCAACGGCGAGCATCTCTATCCGTCGTTTCCCTATGGTTCCTATGCGCGCATGACGGCAAAGGACGTCAACGACCTCTGGGGCTTCATGAAGACGCTGCCGAAGAGCACGGAGGTTGCGCCGCCGCACGAACTGCCGTTCCCCTACAACATGCGGATCGCGTTGGGTGGCTGGAAGTTGCTGTTCCTCACCGACAAGCCACGCGCCGCGGTGGACGCGAACGACCCGAAGCTTGCCCGTGGGCAATACCTCGTCGAGGGGCCCGGCCATTGCGGCGAATGCCACACGCCGAGGAATGCGCTCGGCGGCTTCGAGCCGGACCAGTGGCTCGCCGGCGCGCCGAACCCGGAAGGCGAGGGCCGTATCCCCGATATCACGCCCGGCTCCAAGAGCATCGGCAGCTGGAGCGCCTCGGATATCGCCTCCTATCTGGAGACGGGCTTCACGCCGGAGTTCGATTCCGTCGGCGGCTCCATGGTGGAAGTGCAGAAGAACATGGCGAAACTGACGCCGGCCGATCGCGAGGCGATCGCCGCCTATCTGAAGGCGGTACCGTCGCTCTAA
- a CDS encoding helix-turn-helix domain-containing protein, whose protein sequence is MYSIGDLSRRTGVKIPTIRYYEQMGLIAAPERSEGNQRRYEKSELERLAFIRHARDLGLSIDSIKDLLALSQHPERPCGEADRIASEHLTTVREKIARLKKLEQELERIVACDGNHTVGDCYVIRALADHSMCESEH, encoded by the coding sequence ATGTATTCCATCGGCGATCTCTCCCGGCGCACCGGCGTCAAAATCCCGACGATCCGCTATTACGAGCAGATGGGGCTGATCGCGGCACCGGAGCGTTCCGAAGGCAACCAGCGGCGCTACGAGAAAAGCGAGCTTGAGCGGCTGGCCTTCATCCGACATGCGCGCGACCTCGGCCTGTCGATCGATTCGATCAAGGATCTGCTCGCCCTCAGCCAGCATCCGGAGCGCCCTTGTGGCGAGGCCGACCGCATCGCCAGCGAGCACCTCACGACGGTCCGCGAGAAGATCGCGCGGCTGAAGAAGCTGGAGCAGGAACTGGAACGCATCGTCGCCTGCGACGGCAACCATACCGTCGGCGACTGCTACGTGATCCGGGCGCTCGCCGACCATTCCATGTGCGAGAGCGAACACTGA